The Brachyspira hyodysenteriae ATCC 27164 genome includes a window with the following:
- a CDS encoding ATP-binding protein: protein MSIEYCGNKVEKILSVKIPSNKLLVPKVSNDFFDFLHSNQIEGCDAFRVAFEEALTNAIVHGNKNDYNKNVSIDFYINDEMIKVVIEDEGDGFDYFSAMICLTESQDNIYKDSGRGIFLISLYTDDFYFEDNGRKIIIKKNRN from the coding sequence ATGAGTATAGAATATTGCGGAAATAAAGTGGAAAAAATATTGTCAGTAAAAATTCCTAGTAATAAGTTATTGGTACCTAAAGTTTCCAATGATTTTTTCGATTTTTTACATTCTAATCAAATAGAAGGATGTGATGCATTTAGAGTAGCTTTTGAGGAGGCTTTAACTAATGCAATAGTTCATGGAAATAAAAATGATTATAATAAAAATGTAAGTATAGATTTTTATATAAATGATGAAATGATTAAGGTCGTTATAGAAGATGAGGGAGATGGTTTTGATTATTTCTCAGCTATGATATGTTTAACAGAGTCTCAGGATAATATTTATAAAGACAGCGGAAGAGGGATATTTCTTATTTCTTTATATACAGATGATTTTTATTTTGAAGATAATGGAAGAAAAATAATAATAAAAAAAAATAGAAATTAA